GATCTGGAGTTGTCATTGGTTCCAAAATTGAGGAAAAAATGGCTCTTGGATATATAACGGTCAACGTCATCAGCAACGATGAAAGCGATTATCTTCCCCGTCAGTTGCGTGAAAAAGGTTACGGTGTGACAGACTGGGATGCGAATGGAAGAGATGGCGGTAGACAAGCCATGCAAATTTTAACACCGCGGAAGATGGAATTGAAATTATACAAAACGATTCAAGAAATCGATCCCAAAGCATTTATTATTGCGTACGAACCGAAAACTATTCATGGTGGATTCTGGGTCAAACAAGTGAAAAGAGGTAGGTTATTCAAATGAATAAAAAAACACTCTGGTTTGAAGTGCAGGAACATGAAACAATGGAAGACTGCCTAGACCGGATGAAACGAGAGGGTTACATGGCTGTTGGGCGAAAAGAAGAGCCCTTATTCGAGGAAGTTAACGGAGAACCCGTACCCGTTCGTCAGATTATCAAGTTCAAAGGGAATAAAATCGAAAATTAGCAGAAGATGGGTAAAAAACACGAACGTTAAAAGATGTCTTTTGGTTATCGTTCGACTTTACCATTGACGCATATGAATCATCTTGTTATGATTAATAAGGAAACCCCATATATGCAGAAGAATTGGCTTCTGCGTCTCTACCAGGACACCGTAAATGTCCGGACTATGCGGGAAAGCAACTTATGGTACTTATAACGGAGGATGTGCTTTTTTATGCCATCACGTATGTTTTCGTTGAATCAAAGTCCTTAAGTAAACTGCTTTTCACGTCATGTGAGCAGTTTATTTGAGGGCTTTTTACTTTTGAAAGAGAGGTTATTGAATGAATCCGCGAATTGGCATTATTATGGGAAGCTCGAGTGATTGGGAAACGATGAAACATGCTTGCGATGTGCTAGATGAATTGAAAATCGGTTATGAGAAAAAAGTGATATCAGCTCATCGAACACCTGACTTGATGTTCAGCTATGCTGAGGAAGCGCGTGCCAAGGGCTTGCATGTTATTATTGCAGGCGCTGGAGGAGCTGCTCATCTACCGGGGATGGTTGCAGCAAAGACTACCCTGCCGGTCATTGGGGTTCCTGTGCAATCGAAAGCATTGAATGGCTTGGATTCCTTGTTATCGATAGTTCAAATGCCTGGCGGAGTGCCGGTCGCAACGGTAGCAATTGGGAAAGCCGGCGCAATTAACGCGGGACTACTGGCTGCCCAAATTCTTGGAACGGTGGATACTGATGCGGCCCAAGCACTAGAAGAAAGACGAAAACGAACTGCGGAAGCCGTTTTGGAAAGTTCAGGTGATTTGGTGTGACTAGAACAATCTTACCGGGTCAAACTATCGGGATTATCGGTGGAGGGCAGTTAGGCCGCATGATGGCGTTAGCTGCTAAGGAAGCCGGCTTTAAAATTGCTGTCTTGGATCCAGGTATGGATTCGCCGACGGGGCAAGTAGCAGATGTTCAAATCGTTGCCCCTTTTAATGATGCACAAGCTTTGGAAGAACTAGCGGAAGTGAGTGACGTCATTACGTATGAGTTTGAAAACATTGATGTAGACGGGCTTCGCCACTTATCTGAAATCGCCTATGTGCCACAAGGGGCTGAGCTGATTGGGATCACGCAAAACCGGATTCTTGAAAAGCAGGCTATCCGTGAGGCTGGAGTTCCCGTAGCGAATTATATAGAAGCTTCTTCTTTCGATGAATTGCAAAAGCAGATCGCTCATTTGGAGTATCCCTTTGTCGTTAAAACGGCTAGAGGTGGTTATGACGGGAAAGGCCAGCAAATGGTGGAGAATGAAAAACAATTGGCAGCAGCTGAAGCCTTATTTCAAACCGGAGATTGTGTAGCGGAAGCGTTTATAGATTTTACGATGGAAATATCTGTTGTGATCCAGCGCAATACACTAGGTGAAACAGCTATATTGCCAATAGGAGAAAATATCCATAAAAACCATATATTGCATCAAACGGTAGTTCCGGCACGTGTTAGCGAAGAAACGTTAACGAAGGCGAAAGTGGCAGCAGAGGCGATAGCCGAACATCTGCAAATGATCGGGACTTTGGCTGTCGAAATGTTTGTACTGCCGAATGGGGAAATTCTGGTGAATGAATTGGCGCCTCGCCCTCATAATTCGGGACATTATTCAATAGAAGCAACGAATATCTCGCAGTTTCATCAGCACATCCGCGCTATTTGCGGCTGGCCATTACGTGAACCGAAGCTGTGGAGCCCTGCTGTGATGGTGAATGTATTAGGTGAACATGTAGCGCAGCTGACGACGAAAATCGCGCATTACCCGGACTGGTCAATTCATCTATACGGAAAAGACGAAGCGAAGCATAAACGCAAGATGGGGCATGTGACCATTTTGACAGAAGACGTAAATCAGACATTACAAGAAATCGACGCATCTGGCATTTGGCCGGAATAATTGGAGGATATTGAATATGATCGCACGTTATACACGCCCGGAAATGGGTGCCATTTGGACAGAAGAAAACAAATACCAGGCTTGGCTTGAAGTTGAAATTCTCGCTTGTGAGGCGTGGGCGGAAATTGGTGACATTCCGAAAGAAGATGTAGCGAAAATCCGTGAGAACGCTGGTTTTTCTGTAGACCGCATCTTAGAAATTGAAGAAGAAACCCGTCACGACGTAGTGGCTTTTACACGTGCCGTTTCTGAGACACTTGGGGAAGAGCGCAAATGGGTTCATTACGGATTGACCTCGACGGATGTTGTCGATACGGCACTTTCCTATCTATTGAAGC
This is a stretch of genomic DNA from Planococcus maritimus. It encodes these proteins:
- a CDS encoding NETI motif-containing protein, whose protein sequence is MNKKTLWFEVQEHETMEDCLDRMKREGYMAVGRKEEPLFEEVNGEPVPVRQIIKFKGNKIEN
- the purE gene encoding 5-(carboxyamino)imidazole ribonucleotide mutase — encoded protein: MNPRIGIIMGSSSDWETMKHACDVLDELKIGYEKKVISAHRTPDLMFSYAEEARAKGLHVIIAGAGGAAHLPGMVAAKTTLPVIGVPVQSKALNGLDSLLSIVQMPGGVPVATVAIGKAGAINAGLLAAQILGTVDTDAAQALEERRKRTAEAVLESSGDLV
- the purK gene encoding 5-(carboxyamino)imidazole ribonucleotide synthase, encoding MTRTILPGQTIGIIGGGQLGRMMALAAKEAGFKIAVLDPGMDSPTGQVADVQIVAPFNDAQALEELAEVSDVITYEFENIDVDGLRHLSEIAYVPQGAELIGITQNRILEKQAIREAGVPVANYIEASSFDELQKQIAHLEYPFVVKTARGGYDGKGQQMVENEKQLAAAEALFQTGDCVAEAFIDFTMEISVVIQRNTLGETAILPIGENIHKNHILHQTVVPARVSEETLTKAKVAAEAIAEHLQMIGTLAVEMFVLPNGEILVNELAPRPHNSGHYSIEATNISQFHQHIRAICGWPLREPKLWSPAVMVNVLGEHVAQLTTKIAHYPDWSIHLYGKDEAKHKRKMGHVTILTEDVNQTLQEIDASGIWPE
- a CDS encoding DUF2179 domain-containing protein; the protein is MVLIIFSINIVYVTFFTVRMIMTLKGFRYMAALVSMVEVVIYIVGLGLVLDNLDQIQNLIAYAIGYGSGVVIGSKIEEKMALGYITVNVISNDESDYLPRQLREKGYGVTDWDANGRDGGRQAMQILTPRKMELKLYKTIQEIDPKAFIIAYEPKTIHGGFWVKQVKRGRLFK